A stretch of the Sulfurospirillum sp. UCH001 genome encodes the following:
- a CDS encoding DegT/DnrJ/EryC1/StrS aminotransferase family protein translates to MKEIPFYKPFIDQREKTLINEVLDLEKANKVETLEKEFIKYIPCGDAISTVNGTAAMHLAMCALDLKRGDKIICSVNAFPSVAEVVRHFDAEPIFVDIDKDDFNIDVEQLESVLKNNKAKKLKGAFISHIAGQPADLARIYELAKLYDIKIVEDATAALGSTYNGKKIGSLDADITVFRFNPQANNSVSSAGIMTTKDPELAARARLLRNHALVGEGWDKFGNLGYVYDVVDIGLKYDLNELNAAYAIGQLEKNESFIERRIEIADIYNRELASCPHVSTPVKKRDHTYAQYIIKIDKNRDNFAKELKERGIYTGLHYIPLHLLSYYKHKYNLRVNDFPKALSNYQQILSLPIYSSLSDKDILHICEQIKEIAKNRV, encoded by the coding sequence ATGAAAGAAATACCATTTTATAAACCATTTATCGACCAAAGAGAAAAGACACTTATCAATGAAGTTTTGGATTTGGAAAAAGCAAATAAAGTTGAAACCCTTGAAAAAGAGTTCATAAAATACATCCCTTGTGGCGATGCTATTTCGACTGTCAATGGAACAGCCGCAATGCACCTTGCGATGTGTGCATTAGATCTTAAGCGTGGCGATAAAATTATCTGTTCTGTCAATGCCTTCCCTTCTGTGGCTGAAGTCGTTCGCCACTTTGATGCTGAACCTATTTTTGTGGACATTGACAAAGATGATTTTAATATTGATGTTGAACAACTTGAAAGTGTTTTGAAAAACAATAAAGCAAAAAAACTAAAAGGTGCGTTTATCAGCCATATCGCAGGACAACCTGCAGATCTTGCGCGCATTTATGAACTTGCAAAACTCTATGACATTAAAATTGTTGAAGACGCAACAGCAGCTCTTGGATCAACCTATAATGGTAAAAAAATTGGATCGCTTGATGCAGACATCACAGTCTTTCGTTTCAATCCACAAGCCAACAATTCTGTATCCAGTGCAGGAATTATGACCACAAAAGATCCTGAGCTTGCAGCACGTGCAAGACTTCTTCGTAATCATGCCCTTGTAGGTGAAGGTTGGGATAAATTTGGTAACCTTGGCTATGTTTATGATGTTGTCGATATTGGTCTTAAATATGATCTTAATGAACTCAATGCTGCCTATGCGATTGGTCAATTAGAAAAAAATGAAAGTTTCATTGAAAGACGCATTGAAATTGCAGATATTTACAATCGTGAGCTCGCATCATGTCCTCACGTAAGCACACCTGTAAAAAAACGTGATCATACATATGCTCAGTACATCATCAAAATAGACAAAAACAGAGATAATTTTGCTAAAGAGCTAAAAGAACGTGGTATTTACACAGGTCTTCACTATATTCCATTGCATTTATTAAGCTACTATAAACATAAATACAATCTCCGTGTTAATGACTTTCCAAAAGCACTGAGTAATTATCAACAAATACTATCACTTCCGATTTATTCAAGTCTGAGCGATAAAGACATCTTACATATTTGTGAACAAATCAAAGAGATAGCAAAGAACCGTGTTTAA
- a CDS encoding MBL fold metallo-hydrolase encodes MQIKSRACGAYGTNCYIVSIDGKEIIIDPGMEATEWVLRNVNHPVAILNTHGHFDHVWSNAALVQELHVPIYAPKDDCFMLENDPFTQGTPESHADIAVEGDQTFTIEGIDIAFFHFPGHTPGCSAILIGNALFSGDFIFKNSIGRYDFPYSSSEQMRQSLEKFLKIKADWEIFPGHGSSTTLKAEQKNVPYWFNFL; translated from the coding sequence ATGCAGATAAAAAGTAGAGCATGTGGTGCTTATGGAACAAATTGTTATATTGTAAGTATTGATGGAAAAGAAATTATTATTGATCCTGGTATGGAAGCTACAGAATGGGTTTTGCGTAATGTCAATCATCCTGTAGCTATTTTAAATACGCATGGCCATTTTGATCATGTATGGAGTAATGCAGCACTTGTACAAGAACTTCATGTTCCTATTTATGCCCCAAAAGATGATTGTTTTATGCTAGAAAATGACCCTTTTACGCAGGGTACACCAGAGAGTCATGCTGATATCGCAGTTGAGGGGGATCAAACCTTCACGATAGAAGGCATTGATATTGCATTTTTCCATTTCCCAGGGCATACCCCAGGATGTAGTGCCATTTTAATTGGAAATGCGCTTTTTAGTGGGGATTTTATTTTTAAAAATTCTATTGGTCGGTATGATTTTCCATACAGTAGCAGTGAACAAATGCGACAAAGTTTGGAAAAATTCCTAAAAATTAAAGCAGATTGGGAAATTTTTCCAGGTCATGGAAGCAGTACAACGCTCAAAGCTGAGCAAAAAAATGTACCTTATTGGTTCAATTTTTTATGA
- a CDS encoding Xaa-His dipeptidase — translation MERILEHFRAITAIPRCSHHTTKMKDYIKTFALSLGFEVQEDHAGNILCQKGSPKVCLQAHYDMVCIGETHKIEIVLENTLIKAKNSTLGADNGMGMAIMFWAMERNENVECLFTSDEEVGLIGAMQFRLPLKSSYLLNLDAEEEGEIYIGCAGGVDVIASLALHYVPLDEQAKLYEISAFDFVGGHSGVDIDKKIPSAIKALGYELLKHDVSLVSLQGGERRNAIPKSAKAIVASKAPLQVEDTRLSVKALEEGTYTSAIVQSNAIIKAIGAFAQGVREWDRTLDIPSMSINLGIISDFEGVLRLDCAARAMDDKNLAILTHETMAFFKALGFDVKQEGWHGAWNPEMTSFAQSVYGVMKEFYPHAAFKAIHAGLECGELILRQPKKIEAVSIGPTIRYPHSLREECDMNSVNNTAFIVQKIINTYKD, via the coding sequence ATGGAGCGTATATTAGAGCATTTTAGAGCCATAACGGCAATTCCACGTTGTAGTCATCATACAACTAAAATGAAAGATTATATTAAAACGTTTGCACTCTCTTTGGGTTTTGAAGTACAAGAAGATCATGCTGGAAACATCCTTTGTCAAAAAGGATCACCTAAGGTGTGCTTACAAGCACATTACGATATGGTGTGTATTGGTGAGACACATAAAATTGAAATTGTCTTAGAAAATACCCTTATAAAGGCAAAAAACTCTACTTTAGGTGCAGATAATGGCATGGGTATGGCTATTATGTTTTGGGCTATGGAGCGAAATGAAAACGTAGAGTGTCTTTTTACTTCAGATGAAGAAGTAGGGCTTATTGGCGCTATGCAATTTCGCTTACCACTAAAATCCTCTTATCTTTTAAATCTAGATGCCGAAGAAGAGGGTGAAATTTATATCGGCTGTGCAGGTGGTGTAGATGTCATCGCATCTTTAGCATTACATTATGTACCACTTGATGAACAGGCAAAGCTCTATGAAATTAGTGCTTTTGATTTTGTTGGTGGTCATTCTGGTGTAGATATCGATAAAAAAATTCCCTCTGCGATTAAAGCATTGGGGTATGAGTTATTAAAACACGATGTCTCTTTGGTCAGTCTCCAAGGAGGCGAGAGACGCAATGCTATTCCAAAAAGTGCAAAGGCTATTGTTGCGTCTAAAGCACCTTTACAAGTTGAAGATACGCGTTTGAGTGTAAAAGCCTTAGAAGAAGGAACATACACAAGTGCTATTGTCCAATCTAACGCTATTATCAAAGCAATTGGTGCTTTTGCACAAGGGGTCCGTGAATGGGATAGAACACTTGATATTCCTTCTATGAGTATTAACTTAGGGATCATTTCTGATTTTGAAGGTGTTCTTAGACTTGATTGTGCTGCACGTGCTATGGATGATAAAAATTTGGCTATACTAACACATGAAACAATGGCTTTTTTTAAGGCACTTGGTTTTGATGTAAAACAAGAGGGGTGGCATGGTGCATGGAACCCTGAAATGACTTCTTTTGCACAGAGTGTGTATGGTGTGATGAAAGAATTTTACCCTCATGCCGCGTTTAAAGCGATTCATGCGGGGCTTGAATGTGGGGAATTAATCTTGCGTCAGCCAAAGAAAATAGAAGCTGTTTCTATTGGACCAACCATTCGTTATCCTCATTCATTAAGAGAAGAGTGCGATATGAATTCTGTTAACAATACAGCATTTATTGTTCAAAAAATTATTAATACATATAAGGATTAA
- a CDS encoding tetraacyldisaccharide 4'-kinase has translation MFNRSRIVLWVEAYLFYPTSFIQRLLSYVLLPLSAIYCAIVLSKRFFGKKRKLYFTVPIVSIGNLTVGGNGKTPFCIALAKDYSNIAIVLRGYGRKSHGLILVSDNGQIMCDAMASGDEAMLYAKSLPDATVIVSEDRVEAIRFAKKRGAKIIFLDDGFSKSFISKIDILMKPIPEPKNSFCLPSGPYREPRFLYKYADVIISEGADFKRHVEVLSPTEKMLLVTAISKPSRLDAYLPENVIAKVSFEDHYMYNEKELETLLHEHNATSILTTQKDAVKMSTFDIPLSILKLEVEIFPETKAKINALLAPKR, from the coding sequence GTGTTTAATCGTTCACGTATTGTTCTATGGGTAGAGGCCTATCTCTTCTACCCTACTTCTTTCATACAGCGACTCTTGTCGTATGTTTTACTGCCACTGAGTGCTATCTATTGCGCTATTGTGTTAAGTAAACGCTTTTTTGGCAAAAAGCGAAAACTGTACTTTACTGTTCCTATTGTAAGTATCGGTAATCTTACAGTCGGTGGCAATGGCAAAACTCCTTTTTGTATAGCTTTGGCAAAAGATTATTCAAATATTGCCATTGTTCTAAGAGGCTATGGACGAAAATCACATGGGCTCATTTTGGTTTCAGATAATGGACAAATCATGTGTGATGCCATGGCAAGTGGTGATGAAGCGATGCTTTACGCAAAATCATTACCTGATGCAACCGTCATTGTAAGCGAAGACCGTGTAGAAGCCATTCGTTTTGCAAAAAAAAGAGGTGCAAAAATTATTTTTTTAGATGATGGTTTTTCAAAAAGTTTTATCTCAAAAATTGATATTCTCATGAAACCAATTCCTGAGCCAAAGAACTCGTTTTGTCTTCCAAGTGGCCCCTATAGAGAACCTCGTTTCCTCTATAAGTATGCAGATGTGATTATTTCAGAAGGTGCAGACTTCAAACGTCATGTTGAAGTCCTGAGTCCAACAGAGAAAATGCTCTTAGTCACTGCTATCTCCAAACCAAGTCGTTTGGATGCTTATTTACCAGAAAATGTGATTGCAAAAGTAAGCTTTGAAGATCATTACATGTACAATGAAAAAGAGCTTGAAACACTCTTGCATGAACACAATGCAACCTCCATTTTAACAACACAAAAAGACGCTGTAAAAATGTCTACTTTTGACATTCCACTCTCTATTCTCAAACTCGAAGTAGAAATCTTTCCTGAAACAAAAGCAAAAATCAACGCACTTTTAGCTCCTAAACGCTAA
- the cmoB gene encoding tRNA 5-methoxyuridine(34)/uridine 5-oxyacetic acid(34) synthase CmoB codes for MSLTTIRQERLAWLNWKDIAPMRQALASLPSIQNIHYTLGNTVTIDSSQINDAEKEAIKECALALRPWRKGPFELFGTFIDTEWQSFIKYNLLEPHFNLEGKIVGDIGCNNGYYLFRMLSQNPKKLVGFDPSALYKTQFDFINHFMKSDIVYEMLGVEHLPLYEHKFDTLFCLGVLYHRSDPIQTLKALYQGLNPEGQLILDTFMIDGDTPVALCPSKTYSKIPNVYFVPTIPALYNWLERAKFRDIELLEIKTTDTDEQRKTEWIYGESLEHFLDPNNPELTVEGFPAPKRVYIKAKR; via the coding sequence ATGTCTTTAACTACGATTCGCCAAGAGCGCTTGGCATGGCTTAACTGGAAAGATATTGCACCGATGCGACAAGCTCTCGCGTCTTTGCCTTCCATACAAAATATTCACTACACACTAGGCAATACCGTTACAATAGACTCCTCGCAAATCAATGATGCCGAAAAAGAGGCTATCAAAGAGTGTGCCTTAGCCCTTCGTCCTTGGCGCAAAGGTCCTTTTGAACTTTTTGGAACCTTTATCGATACCGAATGGCAAAGTTTTATAAAATACAATCTTTTAGAGCCCCATTTTAATCTAGAAGGTAAAATTGTAGGAGACATTGGTTGTAATAACGGCTACTATCTTTTCCGTATGCTTTCACAAAACCCAAAAAAATTAGTTGGGTTTGATCCTTCGGCATTGTATAAAACACAATTTGATTTTATCAACCATTTTATGAAGAGTGATATCGTTTATGAAATGCTAGGTGTGGAGCATCTACCTTTATACGAACATAAATTTGATACTCTTTTTTGTTTAGGAGTACTCTACCATCGCAGTGATCCTATTCAAACACTTAAAGCCCTCTACCAAGGACTCAATCCAGAGGGTCAGCTTATTTTGGACACTTTTATGATTGATGGAGATACACCAGTAGCCCTCTGCCCTTCTAAAACGTACTCCAAAATTCCCAATGTCTATTTTGTACCAACAATTCCTGCATTGTATAATTGGCTAGAGCGTGCAAAATTCAGAGACATTGAGCTTTTGGAAATCAAAACAACTGACACAGATGAGCAACGAAAAACAGAATGGATTTACGGAGAGAGTTTGGAGCATTTTTTAGATCCAAACAACCCTGAACTTACTGTCGAAGGCTTTCCTGCACCAAAGAGAGTCTATATTAAAGCAAAACGCTAA
- a CDS encoding NAD+ synthase, with protein sequence MNKYQSIENYLVKFLQDEVKKAGFSKVVLGISGGIDSAVVAILAHKAFKDNLLGIMLPSSTSSRASLEHATELCQKFGIKTEKIPVGPLVDTYFHDKKDASKLRIGNFSARMRMSVLYDISARENALVLGTGNKSEILLGYGTIFGDLACAINPIGELYKTEIFEFAAHLGVPHSILTKAPSADLWENQSDEDEFGFSYAQIDQVLYAHMEEGKNKEALLAAGFERALVEMTLERIANNRFKGKLPTIADLTAIK encoded by the coding sequence GTGAACAAATACCAATCTATCGAAAATTATTTAGTTAAGTTTCTTCAAGATGAGGTGAAAAAAGCTGGTTTTTCCAAAGTTGTTCTAGGTATTAGTGGTGGTATAGATTCGGCAGTTGTTGCGATTCTTGCACATAAAGCTTTTAAAGACAACCTCTTAGGTATTATGCTTCCCTCCTCTACATCAAGTCGTGCCAGTTTAGAGCATGCAACTGAGCTTTGCCAAAAATTTGGTATCAAAACTGAAAAAATTCCTGTTGGGCCACTAGTAGACACCTATTTCCATGACAAAAAAGATGCTTCAAAACTTCGCATCGGTAATTTTAGTGCACGCATGAGAATGTCTGTCTTATATGATATCTCTGCACGTGAAAATGCTCTTGTCTTAGGAACAGGAAATAAAAGTGAAATCCTTCTTGGATATGGCACTATTTTCGGGGATCTTGCATGTGCGATCAATCCTATCGGCGAACTCTATAAAACTGAAATATTTGAATTTGCAGCCCATCTTGGTGTTCCACACTCCATTCTTACAAAAGCTCCATCAGCGGATCTTTGGGAAAATCAAAGTGACGAAGATGAGTTTGGATTTAGTTATGCTCAAATCGATCAAGTCCTTTACGCTCATATGGAAGAAGGTAAAAACAAAGAAGCTTTATTAGCTGCTGGATTTGAAAGAGCACTTGTCGAGATGACACTTGAGCGTATTGCAAACAATAGATTTAAAGGTAAACTCCCAACCATAGCTGATTTGACAGCGATAAAATAA
- the argB gene encoding acetylglutamate kinase has protein sequence MQHKIQQAQILMDALPYIKHFNKKTIVIKYGGAAQINPELKEQFAKDIVLLYLVGIKPVIVHGGGKKINSLLDKLEVKSNFVDGLRVTDDQVMEVVEMVLSGSINKEITTLLNHHGAKAIGITGKDANFMRAKPMDDGKYGLVGDITKIDKKVLKNLIKEKFIPVIAPIAAGDDVDHPGYNINADLAASKIAVALKAKKIIFLTDTPGVLDKEGNLISSLDKAKIKALKKDGTISGGMIPKLDACLETLRGGVERAHIIDGRVEHSILLELFTKDGIGTIIKE, from the coding sequence GTGCAACATAAAATACAACAAGCACAAATCTTGATGGACGCACTGCCGTACATTAAACACTTTAACAAAAAAACCATTGTCATTAAATACGGTGGAGCCGCACAAATTAACCCAGAACTTAAAGAACAATTTGCAAAAGATATCGTTCTGCTCTATCTTGTTGGCATTAAGCCTGTTATTGTTCACGGTGGTGGTAAAAAAATCAACTCTCTGTTGGATAAACTCGAAGTTAAAAGCAATTTCGTCGATGGACTTCGTGTAACAGACGATCAAGTCATGGAAGTAGTCGAGATGGTTCTTAGCGGAAGTATTAATAAAGAAATCACCACTCTTTTAAACCATCATGGCGCAAAAGCAATTGGTATTACCGGTAAAGATGCTAATTTTATGCGTGCAAAACCAATGGATGATGGAAAATACGGTTTAGTGGGTGATATCACCAAAATCGATAAAAAAGTACTCAAAAACCTTATTAAAGAAAAATTTATTCCTGTGATTGCACCTATCGCAGCAGGAGATGATGTTGATCATCCAGGATATAACATCAATGCTGATTTAGCGGCAAGTAAAATCGCTGTTGCACTCAAAGCAAAAAAAATTATTTTTCTAACAGACACACCGGGCGTACTTGATAAAGAAGGTAATCTTATCTCAAGTCTTGATAAAGCAAAAATCAAAGCGCTTAAAAAAGATGGAACGATTAGCGGTGGTATGATTCCAAAACTAGACGCATGTTTAGAAACCCTTCGTGGTGGCGTTGAACGCGCTCATATTATCGATGGTAGAGTTGAACATTCCATTTTATTAGAGCTCTTTACCAAAGATGGTATTGGCACCATTATTAAAGAATAA
- the thrC gene encoding threonine synthase produces MMFIETRGNDGVKPNKVPFSFAILNPSASFGGLYVPENLPKIDTAFLESASKKSYKEITLDILKLFNIDIEEEVMKKAVALYDAFDDAKEPTPLSQIEDDLFVNELYHGPTRAFKDMALQPFGYILSHLAQKLDEQYLILAATSGDTGPATLDTFANKPNIKVVCLYPDGGTSDVQRLQMTTQKSPNLKIIGIHGNFDDAQNALKTLLASPSFKEALSNKHIKLSAANSVNFGRIIFQIIYHIYAYVAMLKQGKVELGKPFYTIIPSGNFGNALGAYYAKKMGLPIEKILIASNINNILTDLITTGVYDLRNRSLLQTTSPAMDILISSNVERVLFDKFGSTRTKELMEALKEQKIYTLTSSELASLQEDFEAVYCDDAFGKEQIRHYAQKGYVMDPHTATCLKAYQTLKAKPLPCVLCSTAEWTKFAPTMLNAIKQDSIKYSDKEALEGISKALHVSIPTCISDLFNETVIHDKVVDKDKIEAEIFDFLNKAAQ; encoded by the coding sequence ATTATGTTTATCGAAACTCGTGGAAATGATGGTGTTAAACCAAATAAAGTTCCTTTTTCATTTGCTATTTTAAATCCAAGTGCAAGTTTTGGCGGACTTTATGTACCAGAGAATTTACCAAAAATAGATACTGCTTTTTTAGAGAGTGCTTCTAAAAAGAGCTATAAAGAGATCACGCTTGATATCTTAAAACTTTTCAACATTGATATCGAAGAAGAAGTCATGAAAAAAGCAGTCGCACTCTACGATGCTTTTGATGATGCAAAAGAGCCTACCCCTCTTTCTCAAATTGAAGATGACCTCTTTGTAAATGAGCTCTATCATGGTCCAACACGTGCATTTAAAGATATGGCATTACAACCTTTTGGCTATATCCTTTCTCATCTTGCTCAAAAACTAGATGAGCAATACCTCATTTTAGCAGCAACCAGTGGTGATACAGGTCCAGCGACACTTGATACTTTTGCAAATAAACCAAACATCAAAGTTGTCTGTTTGTACCCTGATGGCGGTACAAGTGATGTCCAACGACTTCAAATGACCACACAAAAGAGTCCAAATCTGAAAATTATTGGTATTCATGGTAATTTTGATGATGCTCAAAATGCGCTCAAAACACTTCTTGCATCACCAAGTTTTAAAGAAGCACTCAGTAACAAGCATATCAAACTGAGCGCTGCAAATTCAGTTAATTTTGGACGTATTATCTTCCAAATCATCTACCATATTTATGCCTATGTAGCAATGCTCAAACAAGGAAAAGTTGAGCTTGGGAAACCTTTTTACACCATCATTCCAAGTGGAAATTTTGGTAATGCTTTGGGTGCTTATTATGCGAAAAAAATGGGATTACCAATCGAAAAAATCTTGATTGCGTCTAATATCAACAACATTTTAACAGACTTGATAACAACAGGTGTTTATGATCTTCGTAACCGAAGCCTGCTACAAACAACATCTCCAGCGATGGATATTTTGATCTCATCAAACGTTGAGCGTGTTTTATTTGATAAATTTGGTTCAACTCGTACCAAAGAGCTTATGGAAGCACTAAAAGAGCAAAAAATCTATACACTGACAAGCAGTGAACTAGCAAGCTTACAAGAAGATTTTGAAGCCGTTTACTGTGATGATGCTTTTGGCAAAGAGCAAATCAGACATTATGCACAAAAGGGCTATGTAATGGACCCTCATACGGCGACATGCCTTAAAGCCTATCAAACACTAAAAGCAAAGCCACTTCCATGCGTTCTTTGCTCCACTGCAGAATGGACAAAATTTGCTCCAACCATGCTCAACGCCATTAAGCAAGATAGCATCAAATACAGCGATAAAGAGGCGCTTGAGGGCATTAGTAAAGCGCTTCATGTGAGTATTCCAACATGTATTAGCGATCTGTTTAATGAAACTGTTATTCATGATAAAGTGGTCGATAAAGATAAAATTGAAGCGGAAATTTTTGATTTTCTAAATAAGGCAGCGCAATGA
- the kdsB gene encoding 3-deoxy-manno-octulosonate cytidylyltransferase — MIIIPARLASTRFPNKILANIHGLPMVIATAKRVQNLDDVAIAADTEEVVTLAHDYGFKAILTSQNHQSGTDRINEAASKLSLTEDEIIVNVQADEPFIEEAVVKSVIERAKNTDAMITSACKKIDLSHVKDPNLVKVILNAHGNAIYFSRSAIPYDREGGFDGYFGHLGIYAFRKKSLETFCALPYAPIEHIEKLEQLRAIYHGYSIAMVEVESQSFGIDTKEDLERALTFFK; from the coding sequence ATGATCATTATCCCCGCACGTCTTGCTTCAACACGTTTTCCTAATAAAATTTTAGCAAACATTCATGGTCTTCCTATGGTCATTGCAACAGCAAAACGTGTACAAAATCTTGATGATGTTGCCATTGCAGCTGACACGGAAGAAGTGGTAACCCTTGCACATGATTATGGGTTTAAAGCCATTCTTACTTCGCAAAATCATCAAAGTGGAACAGACCGTATCAATGAAGCAGCATCAAAGCTTTCTCTCACAGAAGATGAAATTATTGTCAATGTTCAAGCAGATGAACCCTTCATCGAAGAAGCTGTCGTAAAAAGCGTGATTGAACGAGCTAAAAACACCGATGCGATGATTACCAGTGCGTGTAAGAAGATTGATCTCTCACACGTAAAAGATCCCAATCTTGTCAAAGTTATTTTAAATGCTCATGGCAACGCTATCTATTTTTCAAGAAGTGCAATTCCATATGACCGCGAAGGTGGATTTGATGGATACTTTGGGCATTTAGGCATCTATGCTTTTCGTAAAAAATCGCTTGAGACATTCTGTGCACTTCCTTATGCACCAATTGAGCATATTGAAAAATTAGAGCAATTACGCGCCATTTACCATGGTTATAGCATTGCGATGGTCGAGGTAGAAAGCCAGAGTTTTGGTATTGACACCAAAGAAGATTTAGAGCGAGCACTTACGTTTTTTAAATAG
- a CDS encoding thioesterase: protein MVKSKAGLVKEMIDNTSNFDDELEISDDVSLDSTNFLNDDIKTHQKVKSTLVGNLVELAKNTSKVVLQTTNDMSVDEFGLIHSGFLFGSAEYAAVAAVNEPNVVVIGCRTKFFAPAKVGDLVNFEAKGRFEDARKREIKVIGMINEIKVFEGIFQAVILERHILQTQIDELQASFNPKDFS, encoded by the coding sequence ATGGTTAAGAGTAAAGCGGGATTAGTCAAAGAGATGATTGATAATACCAGCAATTTTGATGATGAGTTGGAAATATCAGATGACGTCTCACTCGATTCAACCAATTTTTTAAATGATGACATCAAAACACATCAAAAAGTTAAAAGTACTCTTGTTGGGAATCTTGTTGAACTTGCTAAAAACACCTCTAAAGTTGTTTTACAAACTACCAATGACATGAGCGTTGATGAATTTGGACTCATTCACAGTGGTTTTCTTTTTGGCTCGGCAGAATACGCAGCTGTCGCGGCTGTCAATGAACCTAATGTTGTTGTTATTGGATGTCGCACCAAATTTTTTGCCCCAGCTAAAGTGGGTGACTTAGTCAACTTTGAGGCAAAAGGTCGTTTTGAAGATGCAAGAAAGCGAGAGATTAAGGTTATCGGTATGATCAATGAGATTAAGGTGTTTGAAGGTATTTTCCAAGCGGTTATTCTTGAAAGACACATTCTTCAAACACAGATCGATGAACTCCAAGCGAGTTTCAATCCTAAAGATTTTTCATAA